One genomic segment of Salarias fasciatus chromosome 8, fSalaFa1.1, whole genome shotgun sequence includes these proteins:
- the mfsd1l gene encoding major facilitator superfamily domain-containing protein 1 has protein sequence MAQPAEKAYYRFLVLFFNCLLTFGSYFCFDIPSVLQDQFQGNLTCPNATVINGTVDCVEGLGMTPQQYNLLYAIYAWTNAVVVIMAGFLIDKLGNRFGVFLFSFLCVLGSSLFALGSHFKGTPYLLPLMLTGRLLFGSGNGSLTIVQNRITAFWFKGKELALAFGLTLAFSRLGSVLNFFLTQKFEERYGMQWTLWGGAFLCVLGFTSAVIVSALDKVGMRQLGLDGAIQEESRKVRIQDVKLLSLRYWLLVLTIMFFYNGIFPFIADASKFIQDKYSDYSQKEAAYVAGAVYDSSLVLSASVGILIDYVGLRGIFAVACAVLTLPVFGLLAFTFVPPLVSTIWLGVTYSFAAASMWPSIPLVVPQATLGTAMGLATSTQMVGIGVSNLIVGQILGKSSETKIPLWRWQRMMIFMLANTIGCIVTSVLLNIVDHRQGGILNKTTKRSGQAERESDRQPLNQDEEDSDQEEEDAQSRSINS, from the exons CTGCTTTGACATCCCCAGTGTTTTGCAGGATCAGTTTCAAGGG AACCTGACATGTCCCAACGCTACAGTGATCAATGGGACGGTGGACTGTGTGGAGGGCCTGGGGATGACTCCTCAGCAGTACAATCTCCTCTACGCCATCTATGCCTGGAC GAATGCAGTCGTGGTGATCATGGCTGGATTCCTCATTGACAAATTGGGAAACCGCT TCGGCGTCTTTCTGTTCTCTTTCCTGTGTGTTCTGGGCTCGTCCCTCTTTGCGCTGGGCTCTCATTTCAAAGGAACGCCGTACCTGCTGCCACTCATGCTCACAGGCCGTCTGCTGTTCGGATCAGGCAACGGATCTCTGACCA TCGTTCAGAACCGCATCACAGCCTTCTGGTTCAAAGGGAAGGAGCTGGCTTTGGCCTTCGGTCTGACGCTGGCCTTCTCTCGCCTGGGATCGGTCCTGAACTTCTTCCTCACTCAGAAGTTTGAGGAAAGATACGGCATGCAGTGGACACTGTGGGGTG GGGCTTTTCTGTGCGTGCTGGGCTTCACTTCAGCAGTCATCGTCAGCGCCCTGGACAAAGTGGGAATGAGGCAGCTGGGCCTCGATGGAGCCATCCAAGAAGAGTCCCGCAAAGTG agGATTCAGGACGTGAAGCTGCTGTCGCTGAGATACTGGCTTCTGGTGCTCACGATCATGTTCTTTTACAACGGCATCTTCCCCTTCATCGCAGACGCCAG TAAATTCATCCAGGATAAGTACAGCGACTACAGTCAGAAGGAGGCGGCGTACGTGGCGGGCGCTGTCTATGACAGCTCTCTGGTCCTCTCAGCCAGTGTGGGCATTCTCATA GACTACGTGGGTCTGCGGGGCATCTTCGCAGTGGCCTGTGCCGTCCTCACACTGCCCGTGTTTGGACTCCTCGCCTTCACCTTCGTCCCTCCTCTGGTCTCCACCATATGGCTCGGAGTCACATACTCCTTCGCCGCT GCCAGCATGTGGCCGTCTATTCCCCTGGTGGTGCCTCAGGCCACTCTGGGAACCGCCATGGGCCTGGCTACCTCCACACAGATGGTTGGGATCGGAGTGTCTAATCTCATTGTTGGACAGATTCTGGGCAAATCAAG CGAGACTAAGATCCCGCTGTGGCGCTGGCAGAGGATGATGATCTTCATGCTGGCCAACACCATCGGCTGCATCGTGACCTCGGTGCTGCTCAACATCGTTGATCAcagacag GGCGGCATCCTGAACAAGACGACCAAGAGGTCCGGCCAGGCGGAGAGAGAGTCTGACCGACAGCCGCTCAATCAGGACGAGGAAGATTCAgaccaggaagaggaggacgcaCAGTCACGCTCCATCAACTCATGA